A portion of the Babylonia areolata isolate BAREFJ2019XMU chromosome 4, ASM4173473v1, whole genome shotgun sequence genome contains these proteins:
- the LOC143281561 gene encoding uncharacterized protein CXorf65 homolog, translating to MFVTVRYGENQTKIFNADCKNEILLENIKMQCDCPHNEAVEVSDEHGVVKNLRNFPTEYGSDFLKGRETLVLLTVQNGADKPVFTPLLASLRNDPDFNDTLNREMELDLEADHNVSSPRGINNNNKRQQHPPGDLVADNEDVLNRSLRGKSGRTGSSSSVQHAKKPLHRRNTKTSTHRK from the exons ATGTTCGTCACGGTGAGATACGGAG AGAACCAGACTAAGATCTTCAACGCGGACTGCAAGAACGAGATTTTGCTGGAGAACATCAAGATGCAGTGTGACTGCCCTCACAACG aggCGGTGGAGGTGTCTGACGAGCACGGGGTGGTGAAGAACCTGAGGAACTTCCCCACGGAGTATGGCTCCGACTTCCTCAAAGGGAGAGAAACCCTCGTACTGCTGACTGTCCAAA ATGGGGCGGACAAGCCAGTGTTCACCCCTTTACTGGCCAGCCTACGCAACGATCCGGACTTCAATG ACACTCTCAATCGGGAAATGGAGCTGGACCTGGAGGCTGACCACAACGTCAGCTCTCCGCggggcatcaacaacaacaacaaacgtcagCAGCATCCGCCGGGAGACCTGGTTGCGGACAACGAGGACGTGCTGAACAGGTCCCTCAGGGGCAAGAGCGGCAGGACCGGGAGCAGCAGCTCCGTTCAGCACGCCAAGAAACCCCTGCACCGGAGGAACACCAAGACCTCCACCCATCGGAAGTGA